The Rosa chinensis cultivar Old Blush chromosome 7, RchiOBHm-V2, whole genome shotgun sequence DNA segment tccatctcatgagaatcttccgggttagggttatcgttgggggacgcctcaacgtcagaacctattcctgagaatatagagctctatgaaaattacactagtgtacatgagacgggggatagaaactccatcataattgatgatgtagtcgcgcatgagtttgttgattctgatgatatcgaaccacgcttcgttgatgaatgaatgccaacgtagagagatttggcctaaatggaaagatgtgatctaggttaagatggattctctaacaaagaggaaggtttttgagccagtgatgccaacatctCCTAacacataaaacctattgactaatgggtcttcgttagaaagcgtgatgagaaaaagatatggcaatctcgccttatggcacaaggcttctcacaaaactccttggaatcgactacgatgagacatattctatcgtaatagatgtcattgcacttcactaccctatcagtttggtagtttccgaataactgaacatgcagcttacaaatgtggtcactacatatctctatagagatctagatacagaatatacatgaaggttcatggtgaacttcatatacccaagtcaagtggctctagaccacggagcgcgtttacaataagattgaaactcttactaaagtgactacttgattgggaagggatatgcccaagcgtttctataacaagtttcggattccatcgcggttcatgttggacatgatcttcattagaagtccTTAAAAAGTTAatggaaaccgctgaacacttcaaatatgagtttgagatgaaggattttgggagaacacgattatgtctcggtttggaacttgagcatcgtgtcgatagatgcttaggcattttgacaaggtcaatctttcaagcacccccatgatcgttcgtagtcttgatccggaaaatgatcctctttgtcgaaaggatgatgatgaagatgtgctagaggctgaagtgccttacttagtacaataggcccattattgtacttagctaaatgcacaagaccgaacatctcatttgcagtgaacttgttatctaaggtatagctctgcgccaacgcgacaccatttgattagtgtaaaagatatctttcggtacttgatatgtacgattgatataggttcgttctatccctacagagagatgatggattcagacccatcacacaccaggaacgccgccaacactggcctgcgtccactatccccatctcaaaacgacataagtgttttggaaggttttgctgatgttgggtatcactctgacccatacaaaggtcttttccaaactggttaagtgttcaccatgggaaaagatcgtgatatcttggaggtctacagaacagaccttagtctctatatcttcgaataatgTAGAGATTCttactcttcacgaagtggtttgtgaatatatatatggattggatccataattacgcatgttcgaacaattgtggtttgaagtctaccacagatgagcctacgagcatttaggataatgctgcttgttttgaacaaatgaagcaaaggctacatcaaaagtgacaacaccaagtataatcagcaataacaaactctccttaagatcaaagtgaactaggttcgatctgaggacagtatggcagacttgctcactaagttattgcctaaattccactttcgagaaacatgttggtagcatcgtttgcggaagttatccgcactccaatgaccgtagtcatcaggaggagatgcagacattagggggacgtgtctacatgtatggtctcgaaacgtgaagggtgtgttgtgctctttttccccttcgaccgaggttatttttgtcccactgggtttttgttactcggcaaggtttttaatgaggcaacgagaggagcaccacgtttgggggagtgtttaagtaaatccaaattgtgtctggcccaaactctaggttacttgacctagtggtaatagggtttaattagaagaatctatagattatcttttcttgtatgattcagactctataccttgtaatcctctatataaagaggcacTTATTATCAATGtgaatacacaacaattttctctcaatttcttatTCCCTAAAACAAGTATGAAATAAAAGATTATTATTGCAAGTAAAGATTTATCAGATCAATCGACTACTCAATAAGAGTTAAATTCTCaccttctttattttctttttctctttcttttttaaaaagatgatcaaaagatttcactcctacgcccatggtgactcgaacccatgacttagtcattaggtagtgggtgctctaactactaagctaacaccacttcgtccaATTCTCACATTCTTTATGAATCACATGCACAATTATTGCATATCGAATTTCATTTCAGTAAATCAAAACCTAACTCTAAAAAGAATAtcagcttgttttttttttcttttcgttcttttgtttttgagtaATGAATTTTCATTTAAATCCTAAAAAGGTTGTAGTATTAAGAACAGagtaaagataaaaaaatttaggCAATATACAAACCAGAGGAACATATGACAAATGACTATCTTTGGAACTTACTCTCCTCCTCAGAAGGAGTAGGCAAGCTACAAAATTCTGAATTTTCACCAAATAAGATGGATGATGAAACACCTACACTTTAAACGTTCATGCAAGCAAATTGGCCGCAGCATTTGCACTTCTTCTCACAATAGACTCCACCTTCACTTTTTTAACTCCAGCTAaaacgataaaaaaaaaaaatcctaagctTCACAGCTAAATTCTGGTTCTGCTTAGGACAACTCAAAAACAGCAATTCAGCTTGTCTAGAAGAGTAAgtaccagaaaagaaaaagaggaataTGACATCACTAACGGTGGTAACATGCCCACCTAAACCAAAACCAAGGTGGTTTTCaaatccttattatccccttgcCCTAAAACCTGCAATATCATTTAGGAAAGATAGATAAGATCAAACTGCCTTTCTCGAACAAACAGTCCGCCGGAAAATCCAAAGACATGAAAGAGACCCCAGTTCCACCACCTCTTCCAAACTCTAATCAGAACCTAAACGACCTACCGCAGGAAGTCCTCGTCTATATCTTGTCCTTCCTCCCCACAATAGAGGCGATCCAGACCTCTCTCATTTCCAGGAAATGGCGAAACCTCTGGTTCTTTCTCACCTCTTTCAACTTCTCCTTCGAAACCTGCTTTCCTTACTTCGATAATCCTCTTCCTTTTTATACTCGCCGGATGACTCGACCCTTCGCCAACTTTGTGGATCGCGCTCTCACCACTCGCCCCGCCGATCCTGCCGTCCATTCCTTCCGTCTATCATTCATCTACGACTCCGATTACGAAGTTCGTGTCGAGTCTTGGATACGCACCGCCGTGACGCACCTCCAAGCCCGTGAGCTGCACCTCGACTTCTATATCGACTATGACTATGACTTCTCTGTTTACAAGTATGAATTCTTCTTCTCAGAGCTGAGAAATGGCTGCGTACAAGTATTGAAACTCACCAGTTGTAATATTACACTGCCGGACGACATGGATCTTGGCTTGCTGAGATCCATGTTTCTCGATCAGGTTAATCTAGAAGACGAGGAGGTGCGGAAATTGTTTTCGGGGTGTCCAAATCTCGAGCACTTTGAGCTCCGAAACTGTCTGGGGGTGAAGGGTTTGTTTATACGTAGCACCAAGCTTAAGAAGCTTGCTCTTGGATTTGTTCCTAATCTAGCTGCATTCAGCTGGAACACTACAGAGATCGAGATTGATTGCCCTAACCTTCTTTCATTAAGTTTCACTGAATGCGACTTTAACCAGTTTGTGCTTAAAAAAGCGGCTGCACTAGTCGAGCTTTCTATTCATCTTTCAGTGCTTGAGTCTGAGGACTATCATTTATGGAGGAGGACTGTGCGGCTACTCCTGCAAGCACCTAATGTTAAGAAGCTTAAGGTGCCAAATTTGTGGATTATGGTAAACTTTCTCCATTGTTCATTGTTATAACATTTCGGTTTTTGGTTAGCTAGCTACATGCGAAACTAGTGCATTAATTCTGAGAAATGGATGTGATTGGTATTCGTTTTTgttgggattcaaatttgctcaccaccaatattttggtggtgatatcaccactcaatacaaaactgtcacgtgttataaaatataattatagtttatcatgatgttttattaaaaaattatattttaagtattcaattaattctaTATTACGTAGCAAGTTTTAAttgggtggtgatatcaccacaaaataaaagtggtgagcaaatttgaatctttTTTGTCGGGTGTGGGACTAGGAAGTTAGTGGGAATATAGGTTCGCTTAGAAGAGTAATggccttctttctttctttctttctctcagcCTAGATGGAGGCGTTCTGTTTCAGAGGTTTTGTTGGtttttcaatttatatataCTAGCTCCTTAACATGTGCTCCGCACTTGTCAATTgacatttattttttaaaaattaaaaaagttataGCAATCGTCCTTGATTTTGGGGaagtttctctttttttcatgggaggtattgcaattttttcaaaTACAATATAGTCTATTGAGTATCTTATCttcatataaaaataatttgtttattaatatttatattatgtgagggcTATGGtgcttcaaaaatttaaccatttaaCAATTTCCTCAAGAATtaacttaattatataagatatggttttttttttttgaagctagGGTCAATATGTATAGTTTAAACTGCATAAGTTTTTCAACTTTTTTATATTGAGCTTGAGCAATATATCGAACAATGTTGAAGCATGAAGTTCATCTGTTCATGTAGacatgtagtttttttttgtttttttgacaaGTAAAAGAGATTTCATTAATTCCAAAAGGAAAACGGCACATACAATAAATCCCTATATACTTGCACAGTTGCACCCTAAATCTCTATATACAACAAAGTAACAAACATGTAGTATATGTaaacatttcctttgtttatatattatttttcttttccaaattgCAAAAGTTATAGAATATTTTCAAATGTAGTTTTCCACTACGTCCATACATGAGAAGCCATCTTATAAAATTAAGTACTTTTTCCTGATCCAAGAAAGTTGACATAAGACCTAGcgtgctctgctagggtttggtaGAGACTCGTCCTTTCTACTATACCTGGTCATCATCTGATTGCTGCTTTGAAGTCAGTCCGACTAGCTTTCGTTCTTGCCACCTCCGTCTGGGTAGTGCTCTCTGTCGTTGGGGAGGCTCTGGGGGTGGAGTTTGTTCGATCTGAAGGTGTGATTGGAGTCTCAGATTTCATTTGGGAGAGGGAGATGGCTGGCTGTGTGCGGGTCGGAGATATGGCGGTAGTGTCGGTGACGCCAGGATTTCTATCGTTGAAGGCTCGACTGGGTGGGATTGGATTGGGCGTACCCGATCCTTGGATGATCCGATCTTCGGTGGTGGCGGCTCTTGAAGGTTGCATGGGATTTGATTTTGACGATCGTGGTGGAGTGACGGTTCACTTTCCCCTACTGGAGTTGGAATCGATTTTGCTTTACTCTAGAGTGGACGGTAATGGCAACTTGAGCGCTAGTTATACCAGGTGTGGTGGCCTCAATGGCACCTATGGTGGATTTGGTTGCGACAATAATGGTTTTCTGACGGCGGCAGCGGCGAGGGGCATTTATCAGGTGGCTGTTGGTTGGCAAATTCTTCACGCTCCAAAGGTTCATGGTTTGGGATCCTTTGGGCTAGGATTGTTGGTGGACTGGGTTGTCTCTTTGGCAACGAACCATGGTGGCGGCTACGTCTTGCTTTGCTATGGTGGATACTGTGGAGCTATTTCGTCCAATTGGGCTAGATGGGCCTGGTATGGGTTGGAGGGTCTGTTGCAAGGCTGGATATGGATGGGTTGGGCCTGCTTTTGGAGTGGCTGGGCCTCTTGGGCATTGAACTGATCAATGGTCCTCAGCTTTGGGTTCACTGTTCTAAGGCTTTAAGTGGCCTGGATTACCCTTTTGCTTTGGGGTTGGATGGATTGGGTCTCTATGGCCCATAGTACTGcttaatttttgtttgggtcgcaaaaactAGTGCCTTAGTTGAAATCATTTTTGTCTGCTTCGAgtaggtttttgttagaataatagTGCGTAgatttcctaaaaggtgggtgtactagggGTATGCTGGGTTCCCATGCTTTAGGATAGGATGTTAGAATGctctaaggaacgattctttctgtcgaccccataggggtgtttcgtttttgtactgcttaaTGAATCTAATGAATGGGCTGAcctcttttgataaaaaaaatcttataaaATTAAGtactttttcttttatcaaatataaatattgcattatcatTTCCTTTCTACTAAAATATCAATCTCTTTTTTTTAGTTTGGACAAAAAAATCAGTCTCTTTGATATTTTTGAATTTATAAATCCTTCTGACATGTTGAACGTCTTACGCAGTTATTATATAATTTATCTAACAATTACTATTTTTCAATGTACATTTAGTTTGGTTGGATAAACATTAGTTTAAACAATTCTTGAACCAAACTAAACTGATTTcaaattggttttggttttgtaatAACCGAGGACATAAAAGGTTGATCCAAACCAAACctttttgtttggtttgagaGGCTCTTTGCAAAGCTGTATTGGTATATTATGAAATTAAAGAGTCAGTGAGTCGTGATATGATATGTTGGTTAATTAGCTAGCATAACTGATACTGTGAAAATCATATGTTCAAATCTCATTGGCATCATGGATGAGTGGAGTGGGGTagggaaaagaaacaaaaaaacttaAAGATGGAGTATTGGGGTAACTAAATTTCGGTCAAGGTTGTAACCCCAAATGATCACTAAGCTTTATAGTAGAGATGTAGCTATACCTCTGTGTTTGTCTTCTTCATACATAGGTGGTTTAACCCTTTTATTCACTTTGCTTGTTAATTAATGTGGCCATGTGGGAGGTGAAAGAGAGATGGTCGAAGGCAGTGGGGTGGGTTAGATAAAAAATCCGCTCCTAATTTGTGCAAACTTTTCACACTTGATCTCTCAGGAAACAGTGGTTAATTGCGGTTAACTGGTTAAGTAATGAAAAGTCAAATGCTTGTTTCTGGACTCTGATATGTTTCTCACCAACTTGATTTGTAGACATTAGGCCTTTGAATGGACCCTTGTTTGCCATAACCTCTTTCTCTATTCTACCTGCGCTCGATAACTGGTTTTTGAATAACTTTATATCTAATATGACTTCACCTTTTTACTGCAACCAGCTGGCTCCCTAATTGTTTCTAGATGATTGCATTATGTTATCAAGTTATCACCTCTTCTTGAATTACATAGTTGCTTTGCTGCAAATGTTCTCAGCTTCTGACATCAAGGGATCTCTTCCCTACAAGTTTTAAGCTCCAGAGTCTCAACCATTTAGAGCTAGGGACGGGTTATAGTCAAAAGGATCTGCTTGGTATGGTTGCACTGCTTGGACATTGTCCCAATCTCAAGACAATGGTTCTTTATCACCTTCGCACGAGGAATGAAGATGTGAGTACTCTCGATAGCTTAATctatcatttttttaatttcttctgcTGTTATGGATAAACTGCAAATCTAAACTTTGATCTTCCACTTTGTAGGAGAAGCTACCAGAAGGAGTCTTATGTAAACTAGTTGAGTTCACAATGCCAAGGATCAAGCTACTTAAGATGAGAGGGTATTTTAGAACACAAGATGTCTTCAAGTTTGTGACTATGTTGAGAAGGCAAGGAGTAGTGGCGGAGAAGATTGTAGTTGATTCTCCTCAAATGTGATGAAAATCATATCCCAGAGAACTCGTATCCTTCTGTATTCATAAAGATATAGGTCACATGGAAGTAGTTTAAAGACTGAGCTTTATATTCCTCCCGtatttctgtttctgttttcttttccgATCTTTTTAGACAATGGGAATTTCTGTtttgttcatgttttttttttttttttaaactagcaaggattaggcgatattagctcaTCTGAAGCAGTCTGAAAAGGGGAGACTAGCACCCACACAACACCGAAGGGACCCCAACAACCGGGAGCCCACCGCCCGTCCCTTGCCAGGAATTTATTAAAATGAACAAAGATACAAACATGGGAGGGGGACTAGACCAAAACCTCCCTGGATGGATAGACAGACCCCACGCAGTACAAAATAAGAACATAACAATTAAGAAACCAAGACCTAATAGTGTAACAGAACAAATAAATAAGAACAAGCCTGCACTAAGAGAAGCGAAAAGTAACTCTAGAAGCCAAGTCTCTAGCATACTCTAAGAGAAAGGATGTAGGGAGTTTCCTCCACCAAACTGCCCCCATATTCAAAGCACCATAGCGAGCAAATTTATCTGCCAATGCATTTCCTTCTCTGAATATATGCGATATCCGAAAGGTAAAATGGCTAATCTTGTATAAACAGTTCATCCAAGGGATACGCCATCTCTAAGGAATCAGATCAGGTTTATTGAAGTAACGCACCACCA contains these protein-coding regions:
- the LOC121050611 gene encoding F-box/LRR-repeat protein At4g14103-like, yielding MPSRFALICNKASLHRDRSASDEQSSVAAEGELLTSEMFFFDDSMDDSHREKRTSSSESEKSAGKSKDMKETPVPPPLPNSNQNLNDLPQEVLVYILSFLPTIEAIQTSLISRKWRNLWFFLTSFNFSFETCFPYFDNPLPFYTRRMTRPFANFVDRALTTRPADPAVHSFRLSFIYDSDYEVRVESWIRTAVTHLQARELHLDFYIDYDYDFSVYKYEFFFSELRNGCVQVLKLTSCNITLPDDMDLGLLRSMFLDQVNLEDEEVRKLFSGCPNLEHFELRNCLGVKGLFIRSTKLKKLALGFVPNLAAFSWNTTEIEIDCPNLLSLSFTECDFNQFVLKKAAALVELSIHLSVLESEDYHLWRRTVRLLLQAPNVKKLKVPNLWIMLLTSRDLFPTSFKLQSLNHLELGTGYSQKDLLGMVALLGHCPNLKTMVLYHLRTRNEDEKLPEGVLCKLVEFTMPRIKLLKMRGYFRTQDVFKFVTMLRRQGVVAEKIVVDSPQM